CACAGTGACAGGAAAATCAGAAAACAAAGTTGAGCAGGAAATGGCTAAGAAATGAAGAGAACATGGCCAGGGCAAGACGTCAAGTAGAACTGATCCATGAGATGGACGGAGAGGAAGAAAACTGAACTTTCTTATTCATTGATCCCATAAACTTTCAAGATTGAATTGAAAGCTACCTAAAATAATTGGTTCCATATTCTTTCTTATCACACTTGAATTAGGTTTATTCTGGCTCTCAAAACATTTaaagtcttttcttttttcttaacactaaaataaattatggtttcagaaactcaaaaaaagagaataacatCACTCccatatttccttatgattttaGAGTTTAGGTGATCTGGTGATGGTTGTGGTTGTTGTTGTTTGAAACCAACCAACTCATTTCTTTTTGGCTTTTAAAAGCCCTATTAGTTGAATAGTGTGACTTTTCCCTACCCAATTCAATGTCTGTGTGCAAATCTTGAACAGAGGAAGAAGCAGAGTGTGACTTCAAAAACTTACAACAATATCACCTTCCTCGCCCATGGCAACAGCTGCACGAACAGCTACCCGTCTAATATCATGCAAGAAAAGCCTATGACCGTTTGGAAGAGGCGGGTAGTAATCATTTGCCCCATATTTCAAGTAATCGTGCATTGTCCATCCCACGCCAGCCAACATATCATCCAAGATGTCCACTGAAGAAGATGAAAACATCCAGGTGTTAAAATTAGGCTTCCAGATGGTTGGTACTAACATACAGCACTATCTTATCACTTTACTTCCAGTGTGTGTACTGTGTACATACACACTGAGAGGGAGGGGGGCAAGCGGGCAGGGAGAATCATACATAGACTGTTGAAATATGTAAATGAAAGGGGAGATTTACAATTCCCACACAAGTAAAGCTGTCAATTTAACCAATGGTATCCAAAAGCCAGGGGCAATTTTTTTATGTGACAGTTTCCCATGAGAAAACTTGCGGTGTCACAGATTTTGAAAAGGACAGAACAGTAGACGGCTCATCATAACAGACTTTAGTTCACTTTGGTCATTGCATTTTTTCTTTATGCTATACATACATGGATCTTCATTCTTTGGATTGTCGGAGGTCAGAATAACCACATCACTTTTATCTGTTGCAATCTTCGTCATTATGGGCCGCTTCCCTCTATCACTCTCACCAGCACAACCAAAAACTTCAcagaaaacatgaaaattggTCAGACAATGATTTCATTCTCTATGAACCTTAAATAATGCTAAGGCAACTGCATTCTAGTTACAGTaaataactttattaaaaatatcactTTCTGCAATAAAAACTAATTAGCCAGAGAGGTAAACACCCAAAACAGATATTGAAATCAAGGACAAAGGGTGCTGATAAGgcaatatattcaaaatgaaagGTTTTGACTTTCAACAGcattttgaaattccaatttcaatTAAACTTAAAGCAATTCAATTTTAACCAGGTTTAATGATGATGGTGGAATGAGACTGGGCACAGATTCAATcattaaagaacaaaaatggaggaaaaagtCAAAAGTGGTGACATTTTCCTGCCAATAAATGCAAAGCGAACATTGCACCCAGCAGATTTAGAACACAATCAAATAATACTCAACCTAGAGATATTCACTTCCTATCAGCAGTAGGCCACAACTGCAAAAGTTGAACTACTATAGAACCTTGAGATAGATATAAAAACTTAGTTATAGAGGAAGCTTTATTATtgtatagaaagaaaaagagaataaacaCTAGAGAAAATATGACAAAATACCTGTAATAATCCGCCTTGCTCCAAGCTCCCTAACGGAGTCCAGTAATCTAGATAGGGCATCAGGAGTATGCGCATAATCCACAATCACCCCAAATGCCTGTTCCTCATCTATTAACTCACATCTACCAGGAACTGCATCAATCTCTTCAATACCTCTAACAATGTCCTCCAAAGGCGCCCCAACAGCAATCCCAACTGCAACCGCTGCCAGAATGTTGTAAATATTATGCCTCCCCAGCAATCCTGATGAAATCTCCAATATTCCCTTGGGTGTCTGGACCAAGACCTGGGTCTCAAACAGGGAGAGTTCAAACTTCAATGGATGAACATCTGCATCCTTATTCTCCATTGCAAAGGTCACAACGGGTACATCTGGGTTCCCTTGTGCTATAAAGAAAGGTGCGTTTGGGTCATCGATGTTAACAATTTTCCTGTGCCGATCAGGGTCCACCATTCTGGAAAATAGTTTGGCCTTGGCATTCCTATAATCCTCCTCTGACTCATGAAAATCCATATGATCCCTAGTCAAATTTGTGAAAACTGCAATATCAAAATCGACTTCATTGCACCTCCCTAGTGCTAGCCCATGGGATGAAGCTTCCATCACAACAGCTTCAGTACCATTATGTAGCATCTTTGCCATCAACTTCTGAATCAAAACAGCATCCGGGGTGGTGTATGGCGCTTCCAACTTATTTTTTCCATGCACATAATATGCTACAGTGCTCAACATCCCGGTTCTCAATCCCATAGCTTCATACATGGCCCTTATCAAATACGCCGTGGTCGTCTTCCCATTTGTCCCAACTATACCAATCACAGCCATATTTTTCGATGGGTGTCCATAAAAGGCTGCAGCCAATGCAGGAAGAACCAAACTGGTATCTTCCACAATGACCAGAGCTTTACACCCCAATGTCTCCTCTATATCTATTTCTTTACTTGCCACCACCGCAACAGCCCCTCTCTTATCAGCCTCACTCAAATATAAATGGCCATCAGTTTTCCTCCCAACACAACACACAAACAAATCCCCCGAACTTACCACTCTCGAATCATGTTGAATTCCTGTAATCTCTACCTCCAAATCACCATAAACCGATACGGGTACAACTTTACTCTCATCCAATAGCTCAGCTAAGCTCATTCTAAACTTGGGTTCCACAATTCTCACTCCAGATTCCCCAAAACTATCGAAATCGACATCAAACGACGAATGTGAAGACGACCCACCATTAACATTACCTGAATCACTCTCCTCGTCATCGAGCTTCTCCGACTCTTCATCATCCAAATCCTCTGAAATAACAGTGAGCCCTCGAAGCTCGTTAATTTCCTCCAAGTCAACAACCTCATCAGGCTCCAATTCTTCAATCCCCTCAGCGATCTCCTCGGGAACCACGCTCTCTTTCTTGGGGTTAGGCTTCAAAAGCCCTTGCTTCACGAATTCTTTCCGTTTCATTGCAATGGCCTTATCAATCTCCCCAAACAAATCGTCCCCAGCACCCTCGGCATCGATCGAATCAACGTTATCAGGTGCGTCTTCAACATCCGCAATGGCGTTGAGGAAGGTGGACTGGTCCTTCTTGAACTGCTCTTCTTCGCGTTTTCGTGCTCTAGCGGCTTGACGCTGAATCTGCTGGAACTTAAACAGCCCATGCGCGGAATCTTCGGGGGCCTCGGGTGGGTCGTCGTCAGCAGGATTTGGGTCAAAATTTCCGGCGGAAACGACTACCGCCGGGGATCGTAGTCGGCGGTGGAGAGGAAAGAAACCATGAAGTGATTTGAATTGGGAAATAGAGGGTTTTAAACAAAGAGAGTGCGGATACATAAAGGGTGTAGTGAGGGAGAAGAAGGTGAGAGCCATTGAAGCGTGTTCAAGCAAACgaaagggtttagggttttactGGGGCGGAAGGTGGTATAAGCAACAGTGCAGTGCCGCCGGTGTCACTGAATGCAGAAAACAGTTTGGATAACATGAATTCAATACTAGTCTTGAAAACTTcacccaaaacaaaaaataattgagactTGAGGCTGATAAGCTCAACCTCAATGTCCAGACTCTCCACAATCCAAGCTCGGGCCCAGTACCCCAGCCCAGCCCTAAATAACTATTGGACTAGGCCTTCTTCTGGCCCAAGTGCGAAGGACGAATGATTAAATTTTAAGCCCATATATCCAAAGGTGGATGGAGGAGGCATGATGGTCAGGGAAATGATAGTGCTAGGCTGTGGGGTGGGTGGTGTGTGGGTGGTGTCTGCCACTAAATGTGTGCACGAAGCAAGGAAAGGCTGTCACTGAAACCTCAAACTGCCATCAATGGAATGCCAACCCTAGACACGATGACTCATCCACATTCAGGACATCCAATCATTAGATCCTGCACATTTGCTTGCCCTTCCTCACTCTTCCTACTTGTACTAGATTCCAATCAATACAGTAACCTTTTCCATCTTTGATTTTTAGGGAAGGATGTAGTGTATTGTAAGATGAAATTGATTCAATGCAGAAGGGAAAAATGAAAACGAAATATTAGctctggtaaaaaaaaaaaaaaattgataataatttttttttaagaataaaaaatataatgtttcaaaataattttttttttatttttacttattttttaatgatttttttaaaatataattatacaaacaacgttaaatgataaaaataaaatatcaaatataattattgaaataaaattataatcatttttatccATTAAGACTATCTTTGATTCTCGaacaataaaagagaaaaaaaataaagattgaataaaatggttttcttatgtttaattttgttttagaaattacaaaaaataaataaatattattaaatttaataaaagttttatgaatttttaaattctttatattgagaaagaaaaataagtaaaaaaaagtttaaagaaatgtataaaataaacatttatcctacttttattttattttatttttccttcctttttgttgtcctctttatttttttccttcatattttttttaaatctttttttggGAATAATGTttgagaatattataaaatagcTTTTTACTATATGTTTGATTTCTAGgaaatactacaaaaataaaaataaaatattaagaaaaatgggtttttttatgtttagttttattgtgaaaaaaaaaaacaaatataattaaattattttaaaatgtatacatttaaattttattttatctttacataagtgaaaattaataagtaaaataaaatttaaatacatataaaaataaattattttttattttacttcatttttctttcttccaatttttttctccatttttcttttttcacattttccctcaaaaatatcaaacacCAAGTATGAAAAATACTTAAAGatccaaacaataaaaaaagggggaaaaggaaaagtgaaaAACCAATAGGTTGACTCCCAAGTGTGTTAGCATATGGTGTGGTGGGTAGGTCATCCCCCTCAACCCAAACCCCTCCTATGGGTCACATCCCCATGAGGGTTCTCAAAACCAAACCTTATAAATTATGACACATATTTTCTTTGTCCTAACCCATGATGTGTAAGCTCTACTTAGAATATTTATgggtcatttaaaaaaataaacaaagcaTGCTAAAATATTTGTATACTTAGTCATAAAATAATCACCCATAAAGTTCATGATGGAAGCAGGCTAATAAAATAATGGGGAGATGGGATTTAGCTCAAATCAAACcagtgaaaaaaagaaaaacaacaaaatcatTATTGGAAATGGATTGAGAGGGAAGACATTGAATAGGCCACTACTTTTGGGCACATGTTGGTAGCCCCATGCTTTCAAATTGGTTAATTGTCTCCTTCTCATAAGTTCATAACATACACATATATATGCATTGCATGGATCAAAGGCATCCacccaaaaagaagaaaaacaagtggaaaaaatacaaaatttagaGAGGTTAGTAGGGTTTAATGGGTCCAACAAACCCATGGCTCCCACACATGGCCAATTCAATTATAAAGGGGGTTCCTAAAAATGACAGTGGGACTCCAATTAAAGCACCCTCCATTATGATAATGTATCAAGTACATTTTGCATATACATgtttacaaatatttatttatttttaaaaagaaagtatTTAACACTCCACCCCAAGTGCTTTTTTCCCTTTCCAAACCTGCTTTTATTGTAATCAAGTTTGGtagatttttccttctttttttttttctttttttttttaaaaattgaaacaagattcaaacccaaaatttaaaagaatataaataGAATTCTCAAGAAGATACTAGACacccataaaattttaatttaatttattcatattttaaaaatatctaaaactcttttttttttgtaaaggtGATATAAgaagtaaattttaaaaacgtTTTTGGATTACAATTCCTAAGTATAAATTTATCCtataatcaatttatttttaggttATGCTTGGTTGTCCAAAAAtattaagagaagaaaaataaggaaaacgattttattatgatgtttggttttattatgaaaatataaaaaaaaaatcaaatataattaaggttataagaattttatatattttaaattatttaatctataaataaaaatagttaaataagTGAAGAAAGTTTAAAagagtatttattgattttaaatcttttttttttctctttattttattttctttttatttttctttgaattttttagaaACCAAATATAGTTTTAGCCTATTATTAAATACATGGGTTTTTACTTTTTAGgttattttttccataaataaaatgaaaaaagaaaaaaaaaattttgctaCATTGTGATTGAAAAACAAGGCAATTTGTCTATCACTATATCTTAACataattttttctcaagatttaATGTAGCAATATGTACATTTATTACATCAGAACCAATAATTCTATAATATATTCATATAgtatcacaaataaataaataaatatagaattgtgagtcaaaagaaaatttgaaacacGGGCTTTGGAACGAAATTCCACCATTATTAATGGCGGAGATGCCTCATGTCAAAGATCAGAGGGTTGGTAACGTTGGTTAAATGATGGTTGAAGTTGGAGAGATTTAAGGAGGAAGATGGAAGAAAACACAAGCAAAATTTATTTGAGTTGAAAGCTTTAGATGGGACAGAGATGAGTCGACAATAGTTGTCATAGACTCAGAGTCTGGTGTATTTTTCACTGGTCAATTTCATATTAAAGTCCATAtttcccttctctcttcttcttcttcgtctcCTTCTTCTTCGTCCATTGTTTTtcatcttctcttttctttctctttcttcctcactgcaaaaaatggaagaaatgacCATGTGGGTCGATCAAGAGACACAGTTTCTTTGTTGATTCAGCTGAATTCTGGAGTTTTTCATGGTTTTCCACAAGTTTGAATTCTGGGTTTCCTGTTTCTGCTCAATTTGAGAAAAGTGAGGTCAACAGCAGAGCTGGAAACTGGGTATTTACTTTAAggctcttttttccttttttgttgttgtttttgtttttgcttttgtttttctccttttcatttttgttgtttcttctgACCAAAAAGTGAAAATCTCAACTCCAAGGTAGCCAATTGTTTAATCAGGCCTAGTGAAAATTGTCTATTTATAGGATGCTGAAGACTGAAAATCTTAacattctaaatttttattttcctttcttatgCTCCTGCATTTTCccaacaaccaaacagaggcTCCCAACAGTTCCATGACTCTGGAATTCTTTCATTGACTGTATCTGTTCTTGTGTGTGGTTTGCCACTGTCAAACCTTATTTCTGGGTGCAattttctccatctttatcACAAATAGATCTCAAGATCACAAGACAAGATCTCAGAATCTCTTACCAACCAGTCAGAGATATGATTCGATTTTAGGATTGTTACAGCTTCAGACTCCATGTTGGAGAAACTATCACTTTTCCATGGGATAGTTTCTGGGCTCttcacattttaattttatggtattctttatatctttttatataattattggTGTTCTCAGGTTTTGATGCAGCCACATTTATCAGGTTGTTTTCAGTGAAAACTAGGCATCATAGAAAAGAGATCACAGAAACATCATAGACTCTGAGAATTACCAGAATATTTGTATATGGGGTTTGGTTAATATGTTCGATTTTCGGCCACCTAATTCCTTGCAGATGTGAGACATGTGAACAAACACACTGATGGTTGGAATTCCTCGGTTGTTTCAAATGAAAATGATCTGATCTAAGTCTCATTGTTATACCATAGATGTGATCTTAGTACAGACCTAAGCAAATTAGTCTAATTTTTCAGTCAGTTATGTAGTGAATGATAGTATGTAGAGGGGATCTTGAAATGTATTGATcatttgtttgcttccttaagaGGCTTTCTTGTTCTGTGATACGAGTCACTATTTGTATCGGGTCCTGATGCTGTTATGTGGTTAAGTTTGAGCTTTGAATTTCCTTTTTCAGGCAGCGGATTGGGCAGCAACCTTGATGAAGATTATCAACATGTAGTGGTAAGTATGAGCAACCTACTGTCATGGTCGGATTTAATGTATATTAGACGCTTGTTGCTCTTCTTGTTCTGTTTTATGTTTGATATTTCCTTTAATATCTATCATCTGGTTAGAAACAAAATTCTAGATGCTGGTCCTTTCTCTAGAATAAGTAGTTTGTGCCATAGATGCTGATGGTAAAAACTTTTAGGTTGGGGTGAACAAAACTTCGACAGTTGATTCTGATAAGGCGAGCAAGATGTCCTCCGGGCAGTGCATAAAGAAGCAGATCGCCCCTATCAAAGTGGGACACCTACAACCAGAATTTGTTGGTCTGTCgtcaaaaagtcaaaaaaaggCTAGCAAGGATCATCCTAGAGCTCGTGATATACCCGTTCATGGTTGGAAAAATTTAGCCGGCTCGAGACATGAGAGACTTACTCAACCAAATAGAGGTCATGGTGTTGGCAATAAGAAAAGTGTTACTGGTTCAAAGCACGACCAATTTAATGAGGTCAACCTCCTACTAGCTCAGAAAAGTGAAGCAGCTGAGGCCTTTGTGAATCAGAAGTTATTTGTTGGTAAATATCTTAGCAAAGATGGGGCAAATCACCGGTCCAAACAATTCTTGGATGCTTTAGAGGTTTTAAATTCAAACAAGGAATTATTTCTGAAGCTCCTTGAAGATCCGAATTCTCTGTTAGTGAAACACATCCAAGACTTACGAGATTCTCAGACAGGGAAAGAACCAGCTAAATCACTCTCAGGAGACAGAAGGTCAGAATGTGGACTTAGTAATGCAAAGCAGCAGGAAGGAGCTGAGCATACTCGAAAGTCACAGAAGAAAAATGGGCACAACCTTTTCTGGAAAAAGATCAAGTGGGATAGATACTCATCAAAAGGGAGTAGCAATCATCAACCTTCACATACAATAGAAGTTTCCAAACCATGCCTAACAAGAGCACAGAATTTTGAAAGCAGAACAAGACTGTTTCCCTCCCAGCAACATCAATACGGCTTGAGAGATGGTTCGCAGAATGGTAGAAGTAGATCGGAACATGCTATGGTGGAAAACAGAAAAGAGCAGCATTGTAATCCAATGGATGATGCTTTGTGCAAACCTCCTTATTATGACCTCCGAGGCTCAGAGTTTGTTGGAAAATGGATTGGTGGGAAGATTGTTGGAAGAAGTTCATCGAGTTCAGCCAAACTGGACATTGGAAATACTGCCAAATCTTCCACCGATATCAAGAGGAGGAAGAACATAGGCAAGCCTAAGGATTTTGGGCTGAGCATTCAACATGAAACTGGTTCAACCAGTGGAAGCGGTTctaaaagtttgaaaatatcAGCTGCCAAGTACTCAAAGCAAAAAGAATCTAGCATATACGCTGAGGCTAAAAGACATCTGTCTGAGATGTTAAGCAATGAAGATAAGGATGAGTTCTTTTCCACCAAACAAGTCCTGGGACCTTTGGGGACGATACTCTCTTTGCCTGGATATGACCTATCTTCTAAGCTCAGTCCTCGGTGGGAAACAGAACATGGTTTTGTGACTGCAGAGATGCGATTTTCCCCTTACAGCAATTTTCAAGCAGACCTTCAGAACAGGCAGTTgcttcaaaaagaaaagaacaaaactaGCCACCCAAGT
This DNA window, taken from Vitis vinifera cultivar Pinot Noir 40024 chromosome 2, ASM3070453v1, encodes the following:
- the LOC100242838 gene encoding UDP-N-acetylmuramoyl-L-alanyl-D-glutamate--2,6-diaminopimelate ligase MurE homolog, chloroplastic, which produces MALTFFSLTTPFMYPHSLCLKPSISQFKSLHGFFPLHRRLRSPAVVVSAGNFDPNPADDDPPEAPEDSAHGLFKFQQIQRQAARARKREEEQFKKDQSTFLNAIADVEDAPDNVDSIDAEGAGDDLFGEIDKAIAMKRKEFVKQGLLKPNPKKESVVPEEIAEGIEELEPDEVVDLEEINELRGLTVISEDLDDEESEKLDDEESDSGNVNGGSSSHSSFDVDFDSFGESGVRIVEPKFRMSLAELLDESKVVPVSVYGDLEVEITGIQHDSRVVSSGDLFVCCVGRKTDGHLYLSEADKRGAVAVVASKEIDIEETLGCKALVIVEDTSLVLPALAAAFYGHPSKNMAVIGIVGTNGKTTTAYLIRAMYEAMGLRTGMLSTVAYYVHGKNKLEAPYTTPDAVLIQKLMAKMLHNGTEAVVMEASSHGLALGRCNEVDFDIAVFTNLTRDHMDFHESEEDYRNAKAKLFSRMVDPDRHRKIVNIDDPNAPFFIAQGNPDVPVVTFAMENKDADVHPLKFELSLFETQVLVQTPKGILEISSGLLGRHNIYNILAAVAVGIAVGAPLEDIVRGIEEIDAVPGRCELIDEEQAFGVIVDYAHTPDALSRLLDSVRELGARRIITVFGCAGESDRGKRPIMTKIATDKSDVVILTSDNPKNEDPLDILDDMLAGVGWTMHDYLKYGANDYYPPLPNGHRLFLHDIRRVAVRAAVAMGEEGDIVVVAGKGHETYQIEGDKKEFFDDREECREALQYVDELHQAGIDTSEFPWRLPESH
- the LOC100247977 gene encoding uncharacterized protein LOC100247977, translating into MSSGQCIKKQIAPIKVGHLQPEFVGLSSKSQKKASKDHPRARDIPVHGWKNLAGSRHERLTQPNRGHGVGNKKSVTGSKHDQFNEVNLLLAQKSEAAEAFVNQKLFVGKYLSKDGANHRSKQFLDALEVLNSNKELFLKLLEDPNSLLVKHIQDLRDSQTGKEPAKSLSGDRRSECGLSNAKQQEGAEHTRKSQKKNGHNLFWKKIKWDRYSSKGSSNHQPSHTIEVSKPCLTRAQNFESRTRLFPSQQHQYGLRDGSQNGRSRSEHAMVENRKEQHCNPMDDALCKPPYYDLRGSEFVGKWIGGKIVGRSSSSSAKLDIGNTAKSSTDIKRRKNIGKPKDFGLSIQHETGSTSGSGSKSLKISAAKYSKQKESSIYAEAKRHLSEMLSNEDKDEFFSTKQVLGPLGTILSLPGYDLSSKLSPRWETEHGFVTAEMRFSPYSNFQADLQNRQLLQKEKNKTSHPSPLGQNPEDPPCANIKKPIDQLQVPDSKTNFPHLLSDAKLHESICSIRDDSSWEGDVNILKTHDTIHLGESNCLERPLGLSSRPETRSKRCTDATSVREENEYLEFSGPDVLLEDQSQTFSLGVPPSSPSSSVQETEDLEGIKHRADQTSPVSVLEPFPMEDVTSPSSIISKHDDLPMQLEITFDKHCSASRMCPLDPAVNSNTCMEDHQFADKYVREVIQAYGLNCDELLADRQSPMEYWNDPKLLFDCINEVVLEVYNRYFRHLPWLSSIKPKIQPVPLTERDVVREIMEGVDLRLLQPREVQLQRDVKKSGAWLDIRTDVEDIVINIVETSLEALIEETILEQQA